In a genomic window of Occallatibacter riparius:
- a CDS encoding replication-associated recombination protein A, with protein sequence MSLFDGEPDGPQLSSKAAPRPGRGAPLAERMRPRSLDDYVGQEHLLGPGKPLRIQIERDDPGSMIFWGPPGVGKTTLAKIIAETTKASFIEFSAVLSGIKEIKQVMADAARAAELHSRTILFVDEIHRFNKAQQDAFLPYVERGTIRLIGATTENPSFEIISALLSRCRVYVLQPLSEDRIAGLLRKALEDSERGLGAMNLTADDDALLLMAGYSSGDCRSAYNTLEVAAQLAANPGSEDPGSVGPGSVGPGFSPDTTMDSSSGALAPEVLSSRRLNHIDKAIATEAVQQRVLMYDKSGEEHYNLISALHKSVRNSDPDAALYWLARMFASGEDPLYLARRVVRMAVEDIGLAAPEALNLCLSAKEAIDFLGSPEGDLALAEAVVYLCLAPKSNAVYTAYGAVQSEIEHTRQEPVPLHLRNAPTRLMKELDYGKGYKYAHDEEGRVADMDCLPDSLKGRTYYHPTQEGREKQLALRMEEIRRIRSGKHNRT encoded by the coding sequence ATGAGTCTCTTTGACGGCGAGCCCGACGGACCACAACTTTCGTCCAAAGCTGCGCCGCGCCCAGGCCGCGGAGCGCCGCTTGCCGAGCGCATGCGCCCGCGCTCGCTTGACGACTATGTTGGCCAGGAGCACCTGCTCGGCCCGGGCAAGCCGCTGCGCATTCAAATCGAGCGCGACGACCCTGGTTCGATGATTTTCTGGGGCCCGCCGGGCGTGGGCAAAACCACTCTCGCCAAAATCATCGCTGAAACCACCAAAGCGAGCTTCATCGAGTTCTCCGCCGTGCTCTCCGGCATCAAGGAGATCAAGCAGGTGATGGCCGACGCCGCCCGCGCCGCCGAACTGCACTCGCGCACCATCCTCTTCGTCGACGAGATCCATCGCTTCAACAAAGCGCAGCAGGACGCATTCCTGCCCTACGTCGAGCGCGGCACCATCCGCCTCATCGGCGCCACCACTGAGAATCCTTCGTTCGAGATCATCTCCGCGCTGCTCTCCCGCTGCCGTGTCTACGTGCTGCAGCCGCTGAGCGAAGACCGCATCGCCGGCCTGCTCCGCAAAGCTCTTGAAGACAGCGAGCGCGGCCTCGGAGCAATGAACCTCACGGCCGACGACGATGCGCTGCTACTCATGGCCGGCTACTCCAGCGGCGACTGCCGCTCGGCCTACAACACGCTTGAAGTCGCCGCGCAGCTTGCCGCCAATCCGGGCTCGGAAGATCCGGGTTCGGTAGGTCCGGGTTCGGTAGGTCCGGGCTTTAGCCCGGACACAACAATGGATTCATCAAGCGGGGCTTTAGCCCCTGAGGTATTGTCTTCGCGCCGTCTCAACCACATCGACAAGGCGATCGCCACCGAAGCCGTGCAGCAGCGCGTGCTGATGTACGACAAGTCCGGCGAGGAGCACTACAACCTCATCTCCGCGCTGCACAAGAGCGTCCGCAACTCCGATCCAGACGCCGCGCTCTACTGGCTCGCCCGCATGTTTGCCTCCGGCGAAGACCCGCTCTATCTCGCTCGCCGCGTGGTCCGCATGGCTGTTGAAGACATCGGCCTGGCCGCACCGGAAGCGCTGAATCTCTGTCTCAGCGCGAAAGAGGCCATAGACTTCCTCGGCTCGCCTGAAGGCGACCTTGCCCTCGCCGAAGCGGTCGTCTATCTCTGCCTCGCGCCCAAGTCGAACGCCGTTTACACCGCGTACGGCGCTGTGCAATCCGAGATCGAGCACACCCGGCAGGAGCCCGTCCCGCTGCATTTGCGCAATGCGCCAACGCGTTTGATGAAAGAGCTTGACTACGGCAAGGGCTACAAATATGCGCACGACGAGGAAGGCCGCGTGGCCGACATGGACTGCCTTCCTGACTCGCTCAAAGGACGCACCTATTACCACCCCACGCAGGAGGGCCGCGAAAAGCAACTCGCGCTGCGCATGGAAGAGATTCGCCGCATCAGATCAGGCAAGCACAACCGCACATAA
- a CDS encoding L-threonylcarbamoyladenylate synthase, producing the protein MSAEILRVHPDEPQPDRVDYIVSCLKKGDLVAMPTDTFYGLAVDPVNLRAVEQIYQLKSRQKHKPLSLLISSLAQAYQVARDIDMSFDRLADKFWPGPLTIIVRAGTRLPLRSTANTGNVALRVPDAAIPRAVVEKFGLPITATAANLQGASECTHAACVRDQIGDRIPLIVDGGPTGRALPTTIVDLSLGPGRWMILREGAIPTHEIVMVLER; encoded by the coding sequence TTGTCCGCGGAAATCTTGCGTGTCCATCCTGACGAGCCTCAACCAGACCGGGTCGACTACATTGTGTCCTGTTTGAAGAAGGGCGACCTGGTGGCGATGCCCACCGACACGTTTTATGGTCTTGCGGTCGATCCGGTGAACCTGCGTGCCGTGGAGCAGATTTATCAGCTCAAAAGCCGGCAGAAGCATAAGCCGCTATCGCTGCTGATTTCGAGCCTGGCGCAGGCGTACCAGGTTGCGCGCGACATCGACATGTCGTTCGACCGGCTGGCAGACAAGTTCTGGCCGGGTCCGCTGACTATCATTGTGCGCGCCGGCACGCGGCTTCCGCTGCGTTCGACGGCGAACACCGGCAACGTAGCGTTGCGCGTGCCGGATGCGGCGATTCCGCGTGCGGTGGTGGAGAAGTTTGGTCTGCCCATTACGGCCACCGCTGCAAACCTGCAGGGGGCGAGTGAGTGTACGCATGCGGCGTGCGTGCGCGACCAGATCGGCGATCGCATTCCGCTGATTGTGGACGGCGGGCCTACGGGGCGCGCGCTACCGACCACGATTGTGGACCTGTCGCTGGGACCTGGCCGCTGGATGATCCTGCGCGAAGGCGCAATTCCCACGCACGAAATCGTGATGGTGCTCGAACGGTAA
- a CDS encoding putative toxin-antitoxin system toxin component, PIN family yields the protein MRLVLDTDVVVAAMRSPRGGAAELLRRIERGDATIALTVALALEYEATCLRPEHQLASGLSQEEIQTYVTTLISLADPVKLHFRWRPQLSDPGDELVLEAAINGQAEAIITFNSRDFRGTENFGITVMRPGEALRRLKP from the coding sequence GTGAGACTCGTGCTCGACACCGACGTTGTGGTGGCAGCCATGCGAAGTCCTCGCGGTGGCGCAGCAGAACTGCTCCGGCGCATTGAACGAGGCGACGCCACGATTGCCTTGACTGTGGCGCTTGCATTGGAATACGAAGCTACTTGCCTTCGCCCAGAGCATCAACTCGCATCTGGACTATCACAGGAAGAGATTCAGACGTATGTGACTACTCTGATTTCGCTCGCTGACCCCGTTAAGCTCCACTTCAGATGGCGTCCCCAGTTGAGCGATCCCGGCGATGAACTGGTTCTGGAAGCTGCAATCAACGGCCAGGCTGAAGCGATTATCACGTTTAACTCGAGGGACTTTCGCGGAACAGAAAACTTCGGCATTACTGTCATGCGTCCAGGAGAAGCCCTCAGGAGGTTAAAGCCATGA
- a CDS encoding glycoside hydrolase family 18 protein, with product MVGYYPQWGMFNTRPYNVKNLVTSGAAPLLTHLIYAFSDIENNQCATYDDWADYRQPLPAVSTLNGIADVEAPGVLAGNFHQLQLLKKSYPSLPIMISIGGGGMDPAVFATAAQPQNRQAFVASCINMYIKGNFAPGLSGPGIFTGIDIDWEFPKNATDLSNYLALLQEFRTQLNALGSGYLLTSVGGTWWGQWDYMNLNAAQSFVDFFNVPMYDFDGPWSNMTGLNAPLSQASFDPSAGNNASSVVAKYLAMGVEKQKIVFGMPLYGWRWTKVGYFHQGLFQPGTPDSYPYPYWQIAALTGYTKYRDSKTQEPWLWNASTLTFWTYDDATSLTYKSRWAAAQGLGGVMFWELSNDTPSGTLFKAAVKGFGGCDIANSKCGYSASPM from the coding sequence GTGGTTGGATATTACCCGCAGTGGGGCATGTTCAACACTCGGCCCTATAACGTAAAGAACCTGGTGACGAGCGGGGCGGCTCCGCTGCTCACGCATCTCATTTACGCCTTTTCAGACATCGAGAACAATCAGTGCGCCACCTATGACGACTGGGCGGATTACCGGCAGCCGTTGCCGGCAGTCTCCACGCTGAATGGAATTGCCGATGTGGAAGCGCCGGGGGTGCTGGCCGGGAATTTCCATCAGCTTCAATTGCTGAAGAAGAGCTATCCCTCGCTGCCGATCATGATTTCGATTGGCGGCGGCGGCATGGATCCCGCGGTGTTCGCCACGGCTGCACAGCCGCAGAATCGCCAGGCGTTTGTAGCCAGCTGCATCAACATGTACATCAAGGGGAACTTTGCACCGGGACTGTCGGGACCGGGAATTTTCACGGGCATCGACATCGACTGGGAGTTCCCGAAGAATGCAACCGATCTCAGCAACTACCTGGCGCTGCTGCAGGAGTTCCGCACGCAGTTGAATGCACTTGGATCGGGATATCTGCTGACGAGCGTGGGCGGGACCTGGTGGGGCCAGTGGGATTACATGAACCTGAACGCGGCGCAGAGTTTCGTAGATTTCTTCAATGTGCCGATGTACGACTTTGATGGGCCGTGGAGCAACATGACCGGCCTGAATGCGCCGTTGTCGCAGGCGTCATTCGATCCAAGCGCGGGAAATAATGCGAGCTCCGTTGTGGCGAAGTATCTGGCGATGGGCGTGGAGAAGCAGAAGATCGTGTTCGGAATGCCGTTGTATGGGTGGCGCTGGACGAAGGTGGGCTACTTTCATCAGGGCTTGTTCCAGCCCGGTACGCCCGATAGTTATCCCTACCCGTACTGGCAGATCGCGGCGCTCACGGGTTATACGAAATATCGGGACAGCAAGACCCAGGAACCATGGCTTTGGAATGCATCGACACTTACGTTCTGGACCTATGACGACGCAACATCTCTGACTTACAAGTCGAGGTGGGCAGCGGCCCAGGGACTTGGTGGGGTGATGTTCTGGGAGTTGAGCAACGACACTCCGAGCGGCACATTGTTCAAAGCTGCTGTGAAGGGGTTCGGAGGCTGCGATATTGCAAACTCCAAGTGTGGCTACTCCGCCAGCCCAATGTGA
- a CDS encoding YncE family protein → MKLFSSRFNQAHARLVKASAIVVSGAVLAGCGAGYRPVITPINPSGPPPQPSSQVAVVSSTGLTTPGVATIIDYAGDTIMATAPIGPGPQSFTIDQTGSNGYTVNTDGTLTNFPVSTNLQQKLVQYSTLPSTAKIVNLFSPSTGLWATDLTGNVVDVLNGFPATFKLAIPVSSTPVTVVGPAILGQRDYAIAQGFSDLSTVACNLSPRTVAATGHADAMETSTFTVSASIPVGKCPVYAVQSTDSRRLFVLNRGDDTITVINSQNNTLDQCTPFVSQSGRLVTCHPSLPLSTSAGLTGANVPAVAGPVYAEYNAATNQIVVANYDGGTVSVIDVGLDEYGNDGPNFGTTFTIPVGTNPASVTVLNDGSRAYTANQADGTVSVVNLTSHTLTKTLAVHGHPRTVVSTQNSINGKVYVSSPDSPYLTILRVDQDIIDATVLVQGNIVDVRTSTQDGNRGNSVVVSRKPGFGEPCNLPPNVLTPTAANCSLMP, encoded by the coding sequence ATGAAGCTTTTTTCCTCACGTTTTAACCAGGCGCACGCGCGGTTGGTAAAGGCGAGCGCCATAGTTGTGTCAGGCGCCGTGTTGGCAGGGTGCGGCGCGGGCTACCGTCCGGTGATCACGCCCATTAATCCGAGCGGACCGCCTCCCCAGCCTTCATCGCAGGTGGCGGTTGTCTCATCGACCGGGTTGACCACTCCGGGAGTGGCCACCATTATCGACTACGCGGGCGACACTATTATGGCCACAGCGCCCATCGGCCCCGGACCCCAGTCGTTCACCATCGACCAGACCGGCTCGAATGGCTACACCGTCAATACTGACGGCACGCTGACCAACTTCCCCGTTTCGACCAACCTGCAGCAGAAGCTGGTGCAGTACAGCACGCTGCCTTCTACAGCGAAAATCGTGAACCTGTTCTCCCCGTCGACCGGTCTGTGGGCAACGGACCTCACAGGAAACGTGGTCGACGTGCTGAACGGTTTTCCTGCGACGTTCAAGCTGGCGATTCCGGTGTCTTCCACGCCTGTGACGGTGGTTGGTCCCGCGATTCTCGGTCAGCGCGACTACGCGATCGCGCAGGGCTTCTCGGATCTCTCCACTGTAGCCTGCAATCTATCGCCGCGCACAGTTGCCGCTACAGGGCACGCCGACGCGATGGAAACGTCGACCTTCACAGTATCGGCCAGCATTCCCGTAGGCAAGTGCCCGGTTTACGCTGTGCAATCGACCGATAGCAGGCGGCTCTTCGTTTTGAATCGCGGCGACGACACCATTACGGTGATCAACAGCCAGAACAACACGCTGGACCAGTGCACCCCGTTCGTCAGCCAAAGCGGACGCCTTGTGACCTGCCATCCCAGCCTTCCGCTGTCGACTTCAGCGGGCCTCACCGGCGCTAATGTGCCCGCGGTGGCCGGGCCGGTCTACGCCGAGTACAACGCTGCGACCAACCAAATTGTGGTGGCGAATTACGACGGCGGCACGGTCAGCGTCATCGATGTGGGCCTCGATGAGTACGGCAACGATGGACCCAACTTCGGTACTACCTTCACCATTCCGGTGGGCACCAATCCCGCGAGCGTAACCGTGCTGAATGATGGAAGCCGGGCCTACACCGCCAACCAGGCGGACGGCACGGTGAGTGTGGTGAATCTCACTAGCCACACGCTGACCAAGACACTGGCAGTGCACGGTCATCCGCGCACTGTGGTTTCCACGCAGAACTCGATCAACGGTAAGGTCTACGTTTCTTCGCCTGACAGCCCCTACCTGACGATTCTGCGCGTGGATCAGGACATCATCGATGCCACCGTGCTGGTGCAGGGCAACATTGTCGACGTCCGGACCTCGACCCAGGACGGCAACCGTGGCAATTCCGTTGTCGTGAGCCGCAAGCCGGGCTTTGGGGAGCCGTGCAACCTGCCGCCCAATGTGTTGACCCCGACGGCGGCAAATTGCTCCCTGATGCCGTAA
- a CDS encoding DUF92 domain-containing protein: protein MPPRSLNWQSKLILLLVVPWTALSLLFQVQWFFAHGPNMVLWSLGISAALGLLALATRAGTPAAAATGALLTASMMLGVADASFQPWRSAIVPVLAFMVITSLATRYGRDRKQRLGTAEDKHGRVAAQVAANLGVATLAFDPWLHVWLINSGLFYTRGIAPMPIVAPALAALAEAAADTVSSEIGQVLGGRPFMLTTFRRVDPGTDGAISLAGTLAGILAAAAVAASGAWALHGSVRVFLLSWIGGIFGLFFDSLLGATVERARWLNNDAVNFLSTASAAVFTLVLMAATPHHAITDF from the coding sequence GTGCCCCCGCGCTCTCTGAACTGGCAATCAAAGCTGATCCTTCTCCTCGTCGTCCCCTGGACGGCGCTCAGCCTTCTTTTCCAGGTGCAGTGGTTCTTCGCGCACGGGCCCAACATGGTCCTCTGGTCCCTCGGCATCAGCGCAGCCCTGGGCCTGCTCGCCCTGGCAACCCGCGCCGGCACCCCCGCCGCCGCCGCAACTGGCGCCTTGCTCACAGCGAGCATGATGCTGGGCGTGGCCGATGCCTCATTCCAACCCTGGCGCTCCGCCATCGTCCCCGTTCTGGCGTTCATGGTCATCACCTCGCTTGCCACGCGCTACGGGCGTGATCGCAAGCAGCGCCTGGGCACTGCGGAAGATAAACACGGCCGAGTCGCCGCGCAGGTAGCCGCGAATCTCGGCGTGGCGACGCTGGCTTTCGACCCCTGGTTACATGTCTGGTTGATTAACTCGGGGCTCTTCTACACGCGTGGCATTGCTCCCATGCCGATCGTTGCCCCCGCCCTCGCTGCACTCGCAGAAGCCGCCGCCGACACCGTCTCCTCCGAAATCGGCCAGGTCCTGGGCGGACGCCCTTTCATGCTCACCACATTCCGCCGCGTCGATCCCGGCACCGACGGCGCGATCAGCCTGGCCGGCACATTGGCCGGCATCCTCGCGGCCGCCGCGGTTGCTGCAAGCGGCGCGTGGGCACTTCACGGATCGGTGCGAGTGTTCCTTCTGAGTTGGATCGGCGGCATCTTCGGCCTCTTCTTCGACAGCCTGCTCGGCGCAACCGTCGAACGCGCCCGCTGGCTCAACAACGACGCGGTCAACTTCCTCTCCACCGCCAGCGCCGCCGTATTTACGCTAGTACTGATGGCCGCAACCCCGCATCACGCCATCACCGACTTCTGA
- a CDS encoding YdcF family protein, with product MSTTWDDRPRRARREHRALRWIGLSLLVLLVAAGLWCWWVAAQILYFARTDQAAPSDAIAVFGAAEYAGKPSPVYRARLDHAKNLYAHGIASLIITLGGPGGDRFTEGGVGQAYLMGTGIPESDLIAETHSRNTTESAARLAVIARANHLQRIVVVSDPMHLFRIHAICAADGLNVVTSPRPPSEKTEEHLPPSDPIWHEIVTYTLWRVKLD from the coding sequence ATGAGCACGACCTGGGACGATCGTCCGCGCAGAGCGAGAAGGGAACACAGGGCGCTGCGCTGGATCGGGCTGTCGCTGCTGGTCCTGCTGGTTGCCGCCGGCCTGTGGTGCTGGTGGGTCGCAGCGCAGATTCTCTACTTCGCGCGAACGGACCAGGCGGCGCCCTCCGATGCGATTGCGGTGTTCGGCGCTGCTGAGTATGCGGGCAAGCCGTCACCGGTGTATCGCGCGCGGCTTGATCATGCCAAGAACCTCTACGCACATGGGATCGCTTCGCTGATCATTACGCTGGGCGGCCCGGGGGGCGATCGCTTCACCGAAGGCGGCGTGGGGCAGGCGTATCTCATGGGCACGGGCATTCCCGAATCAGACCTGATTGCGGAGACACACAGCCGGAATACGACGGAGTCCGCAGCGCGGCTGGCTGTAATTGCGCGGGCCAATCATCTGCAGCGGATTGTGGTGGTCAGCGATCCCATGCACCTGTTCCGGATTCATGCGATCTGCGCGGCGGATGGGCTGAACGTGGTGACGTCGCCGCGGCCACCGAGCGAGAAGACGGAGGAGCATCTGCCGCCGTCCGATCCCATCTGGCACGAGATTGTGACGTATACGCTGTGGCGGGTGAAGCTGGATTAA
- a CDS encoding TlyA family RNA methyltransferase: MPAKIRIDVLLVDRGLVPSRERARALILAGRVLVNEQKVDKPGASVPAEAAVRLLGEDLKYVSRGGLKLEGALDHWKISVEGRQCIDVGTSTGGFTDCLLQRGAVRVTAVDTGFGQIAMKLRNDGRVHLMERTNARLLEPGALGPEPSLLVMDVSFISATLLLEPVFDAAPGLREAVILVKPQFEAGREHVGKGGIVRDPRAHRLAIDKVSECVRSLRWEIVGTIPSPIAGAEGNQEFLLYARKPL, from the coding sequence ATGCCGGCGAAGATCCGCATTGACGTGCTGCTTGTAGACCGCGGACTGGTGCCGAGCCGCGAGCGCGCACGTGCGCTGATCCTTGCCGGGCGCGTGCTGGTGAACGAGCAGAAAGTCGACAAGCCGGGCGCTAGCGTCCCTGCGGAGGCGGCGGTGCGCCTTCTCGGGGAGGACCTGAAATACGTCAGCCGTGGAGGCCTCAAACTCGAAGGCGCACTCGATCATTGGAAGATTTCAGTCGAAGGCCGCCAGTGCATCGATGTCGGCACTTCGACGGGCGGCTTCACCGACTGCCTCTTGCAGCGCGGAGCGGTGCGCGTGACGGCGGTCGACACCGGCTTCGGACAGATCGCGATGAAGCTGCGCAATGACGGGCGTGTACACCTGATGGAGCGCACCAATGCGCGCCTACTTGAACCGGGCGCGCTCGGGCCTGAGCCTTCGCTGTTGGTGATGGATGTGTCGTTTATCTCCGCGACACTGCTGCTCGAGCCTGTCTTTGATGCGGCGCCTGGTCTGCGCGAAGCCGTCATCCTGGTCAAGCCTCAGTTTGAGGCCGGGCGTGAGCACGTGGGCAAGGGCGGCATCGTGCGCGATCCCAGGGCGCATCGTCTGGCGATCGACAAAGTTTCAGAATGCGTTCGCTCGCTGCGCTGGGAAATCGTCGGAACAATACCTTCGCCCATCGCCGGCGCGGAAGGTAACCAGGAGTTTCTGCTCTACGCTCGCAAGCCTCTATAA
- a CDS encoding glycoside hydrolase family 31 protein: MKRYTTALVLSAAVAFAASAPAQSDSSRVVLAGGGETIVLEPYAPNILRVTLSMDDAAAKAAPGYGIIAKPDASGWTASKENGADVYKSGRMSVSVQHPSGPAPTKLFGDTGTSVFFRGSAPWASIHFSTADGKKLVDMNGWGQAVYNQKDGTAQLANDFRKSDPPSYVVSASFSSRDDEHYYGLGQNQEGFLDQRGHAMMCAHDYLAAAAPSVCVPFMLSSKGYAILWDNPAKTKVEPGFNEQTKFESQAGNRVSYFVIAANNVDEIYAGYKLLTGPTHMLPKAAYGYIQCKQRYSTQDELLAVAKGYRDRHLPADMLVVDWFYYTKMGQFDMDPKYWPDPKAMNRQLHDMGFETMISVWPRFVPEDRYYDTVLKNGWFEHYADGKPLDGKPYDIAGSDIDTTNPEAGKWYWDIVHKNIMSLGFDALWADETEPDVPPNGGFLHVGPGTQYFNVYPYFHTKALYDGYRKDEPQKRAAILSRDAYLGAQSNGTIFWSSDIFPTWDTYRRQIPTGLDFAASGLTYWSNDTGGWQWLPREHKPAHPPLLDPSDARKVVGGYDDYPELYTRWFQYATFLPIMRTHGSREENEVWSYGKAAEPILEKYLRLRYELIPYIYSLGYHTWETGAPFLRALPLDFPDDPKVADLRDEYMFGPAFLVAPVTEQGATSREVYLPAGADWYNYWTNEKVKGGQTVKVDAPIDTIPLFVRAGSIIPFGAMVESTHEKQAITKVRVYPGADASFTLFNDDGTTYAYEKGAGAITHLKWDDAAQKLGHDGAAAWTGADSDVVEVMGQK; the protein is encoded by the coding sequence ATGAAAAGGTATACAACGGCCCTGGTTTTGTCCGCGGCTGTCGCATTCGCGGCGTCAGCACCGGCTCAATCTGACAGTTCGCGTGTGGTGCTTGCCGGCGGCGGCGAGACCATCGTTCTCGAGCCTTATGCGCCGAATATCCTGCGCGTCACGCTCAGCATGGATGACGCAGCAGCAAAAGCAGCGCCTGGCTACGGCATCATCGCCAAGCCCGACGCGAGCGGCTGGACCGCCAGCAAGGAAAACGGCGCGGACGTGTACAAGTCCGGCCGCATGAGCGTCTCTGTGCAGCATCCCAGCGGCCCCGCTCCTACAAAGCTCTTCGGGGATACGGGAACGTCGGTGTTCTTCCGCGGTTCGGCTCCGTGGGCGAGCATTCATTTCTCCACTGCCGACGGCAAGAAGCTCGTGGACATGAATGGCTGGGGGCAGGCGGTTTACAACCAGAAGGACGGCACGGCGCAGCTCGCCAATGACTTCCGCAAGAGCGATCCGCCTTCGTACGTCGTGAGCGCGAGCTTCTCGTCGCGCGACGATGAGCACTACTACGGCCTGGGACAGAACCAGGAGGGCTTCCTCGATCAGCGCGGGCACGCAATGATGTGCGCGCACGACTACCTTGCCGCGGCTGCGCCGAGCGTGTGCGTGCCGTTCATGCTGAGCAGCAAGGGGTATGCGATTCTCTGGGACAATCCGGCAAAGACGAAGGTGGAGCCTGGCTTCAACGAGCAGACAAAGTTCGAGTCGCAGGCCGGCAATCGCGTTTCCTACTTCGTGATCGCCGCGAACAACGTGGACGAAATCTACGCGGGATACAAGTTGCTGACCGGGCCGACGCATATGCTGCCAAAGGCCGCGTATGGATATATCCAGTGCAAGCAGCGCTACAGCACCCAGGATGAATTGCTGGCAGTGGCGAAGGGTTATCGCGACCGCCATCTGCCCGCCGACATGCTCGTGGTGGACTGGTTCTACTACACGAAGATGGGCCAATTCGATATGGACCCGAAGTACTGGCCCGATCCCAAGGCGATGAACAGGCAGCTTCATGATATGGGCTTCGAGACCATGATCAGCGTGTGGCCGCGTTTTGTTCCAGAAGACCGCTACTACGACACGGTGCTCAAGAACGGTTGGTTCGAGCACTATGCAGACGGCAAGCCGCTCGATGGCAAGCCGTATGACATCGCCGGTTCTGACATTGACACGACCAATCCCGAAGCCGGCAAGTGGTACTGGGACATCGTGCACAAGAACATCATGAGCCTCGGCTTCGATGCGCTGTGGGCCGACGAGACCGAGCCCGATGTGCCGCCGAACGGCGGGTTTCTGCACGTGGGGCCGGGCACGCAGTACTTCAACGTGTATCCGTACTTCCACACCAAGGCGCTCTACGACGGCTACCGGAAGGATGAACCGCAGAAGCGCGCGGCGATCCTCTCGCGCGATGCGTACCTGGGCGCGCAGTCCAACGGAACCATCTTCTGGTCGTCGGACATCTTCCCTACGTGGGACACTTACCGGCGGCAGATTCCCACGGGACTCGATTTCGCCGCGTCGGGGCTGACCTACTGGTCGAACGACACGGGCGGCTGGCAGTGGCTGCCGCGCGAGCACAAGCCTGCGCATCCACCGCTGCTCGACCCGAGCGACGCCCGCAAGGTGGTGGGCGGATACGACGATTACCCTGAGCTCTACACGCGCTGGTTCCAGTACGCAACCTTCCTGCCCATCATGCGCACGCACGGGAGCCGCGAGGAAAACGAAGTCTGGAGCTACGGCAAGGCGGCGGAGCCGATTCTCGAGAAGTATCTGCGCCTGCGCTACGAGCTGATTCCGTACATTTACTCGCTCGGTTATCACACGTGGGAGACCGGAGCACCGTTCCTGCGCGCGCTGCCGCTGGACTTCCCGGATGATCCGAAGGTCGCCGACCTGCGCGACGAGTACATGTTCGGGCCGGCATTCCTGGTTGCTCCGGTAACGGAGCAGGGCGCGACAAGCCGCGAGGTGTATTTGCCGGCAGGCGCGGATTGGTACAACTACTGGACTAACGAGAAGGTGAAGGGCGGCCAGACGGTCAAGGTCGACGCCCCCATCGATACCATTCCGCTCTTCGTGCGCGCGGGTTCAATCATTCCCTTTGGCGCGATGGTTGAGAGCACGCACGAGAAGCAGGCAATCACCAAGGTTCGGGTGTATCCAGGCGCCGACGCGAGCTTCACACTGTTCAACGACGACGGGACCACCTACGCGTACGAGAAGGGCGCGGGCGCGATCACTCATCTCAAGTGGGACGATGCCGCACAGAAGCTGGGCCATGACGGCGCGGCCGCCTGGACCGGCGCGGACAGCGATGTTGTTGAAGTGATGGGGCAGAAATAG
- a CDS encoding TrmH family RNA methyltransferase, with product MPVRIVQSKNNARLKELRKAFVRPGRDTRGLVAVEGPHLLEEALRAGLRIATVFLRSNGRGDLGYEPRVGEDVEILLVDPDLFDDVVQTETPQPVAALVEMPDWTWAHILRQAESWPPLLIVLAGLQDPGNLGTILRSAEAFKSTGIISLPGTVNEWNPKVVRSSAGSIFRLPLIHAMPEECFTMLREAGARVLSTSVSNATPIHGANLTGPVAFLIGNEGAGVPAEIAKQADSAVTIPCPGPVESLNAAVAAGVLLYETFRQRDTLVMREAELRGSSR from the coding sequence ATGCCTGTCCGCATTGTACAGAGTAAGAACAACGCGCGTTTGAAAGAGCTGCGGAAAGCCTTCGTGCGCCCAGGACGCGACACCCGTGGGCTGGTCGCCGTCGAGGGGCCGCATCTGCTTGAGGAAGCCCTCCGTGCCGGCCTGCGTATTGCGACCGTGTTCCTCCGATCCAATGGCAGGGGAGATCTCGGGTACGAACCCCGTGTTGGCGAAGATGTCGAAATTCTCTTGGTTGATCCTGATCTCTTCGACGACGTGGTTCAAACCGAAACCCCGCAGCCCGTCGCCGCTCTTGTCGAGATGCCCGACTGGACCTGGGCCCACATTTTGCGTCAGGCCGAGTCTTGGCCGCCGCTGCTCATCGTCCTCGCCGGCTTGCAGGACCCCGGCAATCTGGGCACCATCCTTCGCTCGGCTGAAGCTTTCAAATCCACCGGCATCATCAGCCTGCCTGGCACGGTCAACGAGTGGAACCCCAAGGTGGTCCGCTCCTCCGCCGGAAGCATCTTCCGCCTGCCGCTCATCCACGCTATGCCGGAAGAGTGCTTCACGATGCTGCGCGAAGCCGGCGCGCGCGTACTCTCCACGTCTGTTTCGAATGCCACTCCGATTCACGGCGCCAACCTCACCGGCCCCGTCGCCTTCCTCATCGGCAACGAAGGCGCGGGCGTGCCCGCCGAGATCGCAAAGCAAGCCGACAGCGCCGTCACGATTCCCTGCCCCGGTCCGGTCGAGAGCCTCAACGCTGCCGTCGCCGCCGGCGTGCTGCTCTATGAAACCTTCCGCCAGCGCGACACGCTCGTTATGAGAGAAGCTGAATTGCGAGGCAGTTCTCGATGA